From the genome of Streptomyces sp. NBC_01304:
TTGCCATGTCCTGGCCCCGCCGTCAGGTGGGGTTCGCCCACCGGAGCGCAACGGGGGCTCCGGCCCCGGACCCCCGAATCGGCCTTCGGCCTCTGTCCTCAAACGCCGGACGGGCTGAATTGGCCCCGACGGTAGGCTCAGCGGGAGTTTCAGTGACGTACGACCGCAGGGGGAGCCGTGACCACGACGGTCCTGGAGGGACTCAGCGCGAGTGCCCGGGGCGTGGTGCATCGCGGGGCGAAGTCCTGCGACTGCGCGGGCGCCACCGTCCTCGCCGACCGGCACGACGGCACCGTCGTCCGGCACGGGGACATCGTCGCCAAGGCGCACGCCCCCGACGCGGACCGGTCGGAGCTGGCTGTGCGTACGGCGGTCGCCGCGCACCCCGCCCTGGCGGGCATCCTGCTGCCTCCGCTCGCGATCCCGGGGGCGGAACTGCACGGCCGCGCCGTCTCGTTCTGGCCGCACGGCACCCCCGTCGACCCCGAGGCACCCGACGAGGCCCCCTGGGAGCAGGCCGCCACCCTCCTGGCCCGACTGCACCGCACGCCCACCGCCCAACTCCCCGGCCCCGTCCCGCAGATGCGCGGCCCCGTCAAGGCGGCCCTCGCCGTCGCGCGCATGCGCAAGGCGGGCCCGCACCCCGCCGCCGCCCCCGTCGAGGGGGCCTGGTCGACGCTGCCGGCCTGGGCCCGCGCCGAGGCCCCGATGCCGCACGCCACCACCCTGTGCCACGGCGACCTCCACCTGGGCCAGCTGGTTCGCCACCCGACCCCCGGCGGAGCCTGGCTCCTGATCGACGTGGACGACCTGGGCCTCGGCGCCCCGGCCTGGGACCTGGCCCGCCCCGCCGCCTGGTACGCGGCGGGCCTCCTCGACCCGGACGCCTGGACCCGCTTCCTCGGCGCGTACCGCGCGGCCGGCGGCCCCGCGGTGCCCGCCGACGGGGACCCCTGGCCGGCCCTCGACACCGCCGCGCAGGCGCTGACCGTACAGACCGCGGCCCTCGCGATCGCCAAGTCCCGGGCCGAGTCCCGTGAGCTGGACGACGTGGAGCTGGCCGTGGTGCACGCCTGTGACCGTATTGCGGCACTCCCACCGCAGTTGGCGCCCGGTGCCCCCAAGTAGGGTGCGAGGGAACGAAGCCGGGCACAGATCCCGGTGAAGGCGTACCGACCGGCGAGGAGTTGAGCCGAAGATGCAGTGTCCCAAGTGCCGAGCACCGATGCAGACGTACAACCGCAACGGCGTCCAGATCGAGCAGTGCAGCGGCTGCCGAGGGATATTCCTGGACTACGGCGAGCTCGAGTCGCTGACCCGGCTCGAGGGGCAGTGGCAGCAGCAGGCCCCGCCGCCGCCCGGCCCGCAGGCGTACCCTGCCGCCCCGGCCCCGCAGGCCTACCCGGCCGCCCCGGCCCCCGCCTGGGGCTCGCCGCAGCACGGCGGCGGCCACTATGGCCACGGCCACCGGCAGAAGAGCTTCGGCCGGATGCTTTTCTCCTCCTGAGCCGCTCGCCTGAGCACGCAGAAGCCCCCGGCCGAAAGGCCGGGGGCTTCAGTGCTGGTGCGCGATACTGGGATTGAACCAGTGACCTCTTCCGTGTCAGGGAAGCGCTCTCCCGCTGAGCTAATCGCGCGGGGATCGAAGTGCGAACTCCGGTACTGCGGTGGTGCGAACTGCGTGCGCGATACTGGGATTGAACCAGTGACCTCTTCCGTGTCAGGGAAGCGCTCTCCCGCTGAGCTAATCGCGCGGGGATCCTTGCGGACCAGATCTTCAGTTGTCTTGCGTGCGCGATACTGGGATTGAACCAGTGACCTCTTCCGTGTCAGGGAAGCGCTCTCCCGCTGAGCTAATCGCGCTTGGAGGTGGAGACGGGATTTGAACCCGTGTAGACGGCTTTGCAGGCCGTTGCCTCGCCTCTCGGCCACTCCACCAGGAGCGTAGGGGTTCGGGAAGATCCCCCACATCCTGAGCGGACGACCAGGTTCGAACTGGCGACCTCAACCTTGGCAAGGTTGCGCTCTACCAACTGAGCTACGTCCGCTTGTCCGTCCGGCCCGCTTCCGCGTCCCGGCGACGTGTTGAACTCTAGCGGATTCCGGGGCCAGCACAAAAACGCGTTTACGCAGCGTGCTGAGCTGACACCGGCCCAGGGCGGCCTCCTGACACCGGCCATAGACTCACAGCCGTGCACGACCTAGCTCCCATGGCGCGCTTCGGCGGCCTCGTCGCCACCGATCTGTGCGATGTCACCAGCGATCCCGCCGCCCTGGACTCCACCGGCTTCTGGGCGGTCACGGCGGACTTCGAGGGCCGCCTCGTCTGCGCCCGCTTCGGCGACGTACGCAAGGCCCCGGTTCCCGAGCCCACGCCCGGGCAGTGGCGCGGACCTGCGCAGCATGACTGGACGACATCGCTCGACCACACCGCGTACACCTCGGGCGTACGACGGATCCGCGAGCACATCGCGGCCGGCGAGGTCTACCAGGCCAACCTCTGCCGGGTGCTGTCCGCGCCCATCGGCGAAGGCGCCGACGTGGACGCCCTGACGGCGCTGCTCGCCCGCGGCAACCCCGCTCCCTACGCGGGGACCATCCGGCTGCCGGGCCACGGCGTGGAGATCGCCACGGCCTCGCCGGAGCTGTTCCTCCGCCGCGACGGGCGGGTCGTCGAGTCGGGGCCGATCAAGGGGACCGGGCGGACCGAGGCGGATCTCCTGGACAAGGACCACGCCGAGAACGTGATGATCGTGGACCTGGTCCGCAACGACCTCGGCCGGGTCTGCGCCACCGGATCCGTGACCGTGCCCGACCTCTGCGTGGTGGAGAAGCACCCCGGCCTGGTCCACCTCGTGTCCACGGTGCGCGGCGAGCTCGCCGACGGCGCCGGCTGGCCCGAACTCCTTGCCGCGACGTTCCCGCCCGGGTCCGTCACCGGCGCCCCTAAGTCCAGCGCGCTCAGGATCATCGAGGCGCTGGAGACGGCGCCGCGCGGTCCGTACTGCGGCGGCATCGGCTGGGTCGACGCGGACCGGGGGGCTGCGGAGCTGGCCGTGGGCATTCGTACGTTCTGGATCGACCGGGACGCGGGCGCCTTGCGGTTCGGCACCGGCGCGGGCATCACCTGGGGCTCGGACCCCGAGCGGGAGTGGCAGGAGACCGAGCTCAAGGCGGCCCGGCTGCTCGCGGTAGCGTCGGGGACGTACGACCCGACGAGAGGGAACGGCACGTGAAGATCTGGCTCAATGGCGGGCTGCGGGACGAGGACGCGGCCCGGGTCTCCGTCTTCGACCACGGCCTGACGGTGGGTGACGGGCTCTTCGAGACGCTCAAGGCGGTCGACGGCAGCCCCTTCGCGCTCACCCGCCACCTCGACCGTCTGACCCGCTCGGCGCGCGGCCTCGGCCTGCCCGAACCGGACCTGGACGAGATCCGCCGGGCCTGCGCCGCCGTGCTCGAGGCCAACCCGCTCGCGTACGGCCGCCTGCGCATCACCCTCACCGGCGGCCTCTCGCCGCTCGGCTCGGACCGCGGCGAGGCGCCGCCCACGCTGATCGTCGCGCTCGGCGAGGCGACGCGGCGGCCGGACAGCACGGCCGTGATCACCGTGCCCTGGACGCGCAACGAGCGCAGCGCGATCGCCGGCCTCAAGACCACGTCGTACGCGGAGAACGTCGTCGCGCTCGCCCGTGCCCGCGAACGGGGCGCCAGTGAGGCCCTGTTCGGCAACACCGTGGGGCAGCTGTGCGAGGGCACGGGCTCCAACGTCTTCGTCGTGCTCGACGGCGAACTGCACACGCCGCCGCTCGCCTCCGGCTGCCTCGCGGGCATCACCCGCGCGCTCACCGTGGAATGGACGGGCGCCCACGAGACGGACCTGCCGCTCGACGTGCTCGACCGCGCCGAAGAGGTCTTCGTGACGTCCTCGCTGCGCGACATCCAGCCCGTGCACCGCGTCGACTCCCGCGAACTGCCGGGCACGCCCGGCCCGGTCACCACGAAGGCCATGCGGACCTTCGAGGAGCGTGCCGCCGCGGACATCGACCCGTAACCCGTGCTTCCGGGCCCCCAATCAGGATGACGGGACGCCCCGCAGCGGGTAGAAAGCCCGTGATGACGACGACCCTGCGGCCGACCGGGCCGATACAGCGCGAAGCGGGCGAGGTGCGCTCCCGCCCCTACCAGGTGTGCGTGAACAGCCGCCCCGTCGGCACCACCGTGCTCGCCACGCATCCCGTGTTCGGCCCGACGGTCGGCCAGATCCGCACGCTGGCCATCGACGAGCCCGACCGCAGGCGCGGCCGGGGGACCGTCGCCGCGCTCGCCGCCGAGGAGGTCCTGCGCGGCTGGGGCTGCAAGCGGGTCGAAGTGGCCGTGCCCGCGGACGCCACGGCCGCGCTGTCCCTCGGCACGGCGCTCGGCTACGTCGAGCGCAACCGCCACATGGCCAAGCCCCTCGGCGAGCGGCCGCCGTCCCTGCCTCCGGGCAGCGTGGGACGGCCGATGACCGAGCCGGAGTACGCGACCTGGCTGGCACAAGGGAAGGTCGCGTACGCCCAGGACTGGATCGAGCGAGGCGTCCCGGAGGCCGAGGCGCACGCCAAGTCCGAGGCGGACCATGCGAGTTCACTGCCCAACGGGCTGCGGACGCCGGGAGTCGTGTTCCGTGTCCTCGAGCACGCCGGCGCGGCCGTGGGCACGCTGTGGGTGTCGATGCGGGACGACGGTGCGTACGTGTACGACGTGCTCGTCGGCGAGGAACACCGGGGCCGGGGCCACGGCCGCACCCTGATGCTCCTCGCCGAGACCGAGGCCCGCACGGGGGGCGCGGACCGGATCGGCCTCAACGTCTTCGCCGGGAACACTCCGGCGCTGCGCCTGTACGAGTCGCTCGGCTACCGGCCGGTGACGTACTTCCTGTACAAGTCGCTGCTCTGAAGCGCCGGGCTTCCTGAAGTCCTGAGCTCAGCCCTGTTCGGCGAGCAGCCGGTCCGCGATCTGCTCGATGCGCTCGCGCAGACCGTCCTGGCTCTTGCCGCCGTCAAGGCGCTCGCCGTCGATGACGTAGGTCGGCGTGCCGGTGACGCCGATCGCCTTGCCCTCGGCGTGGTCGGCGTCCACGATCAGGATGTGCCGGCCGTCGATCAGGGCGGTGTCGAACTCCTCGGCGTCCAGGCCGAGCGCGCGGGCCGTATCGACCAGGAACGGCTCGCCCTGCTTGTCGAGTTCTTCCACGCGCCCGAGCACGGCCTCCACGAACGGCCAGCCCTGCCCCTGCTCGGCGGCCTCCTCTGCGGCCTGTGCGGCGGCGAAGGAGTGCTTGTGCTTCTCGAGGGGGAAGTGCCGCAGCCGCGGCTCGATCCGGTCGCCGTACCGGGCGCGCAGCGCGCGTACGTCGTCCAGGGCGGTGCGGCAGTCGGGGCACTGGAGCTCGCACCAGATGTCGAGGACGACGGGGCGGGCAGGGCCTGAGGGGGTGGAGTCGCTCATGGGCCCAGTCTCCCAGCCGCCGGGGCCCGGTCCCAACCCGGACCTGGGGAGGAGCCGAACCCGGACTTCTCCCTGAGGTCGCACCGGATCGTGGCCGCGGGCCGCCCGGACGGTGCAGGATGGAAGGGACGTATTCCCCGAGGCACCCCACCGCTGGAGGACCGGATGCTTGCCGAGACCGTCTGTTCCGCTGTGTCCGCGGCGGGCCTGGGCATCGCCGCGATCACCGCCTACCGCAAGCGCTTCTTGGCCGCGACGCGCATCGCGGCGTACTCCCTCGTCCCGGTCGGTCTCGTCATGACGGGCGTGGTCGAGTGGGTCACGGACCTGGTCTTCAAGCCCAGCACCTGGGTGGGCTTCGGAGTGCTCGGGATCGCTTGGGTGCTCTTCATGACCAGTCGGGCCGTGGAGCGACGCACGGGCGGCACCCGCAAGGAGCGCAAGGAGGCCCGGGCGGCTCAGCGCGAGGCGGTCGCCCCTACCGCGTCCGCGCCGTCCTTGGGCGCGGGCCGCTCGCCCTCGCCGACGGCGGCAAGGCCGAAGGCAGCCGCGCCCTCGGAGGACTTTTCCGACATCGAAGCCATCCTGAAGAAGCACGGAATCTAGGCCGCCCCGGTACGAGGGCAGGTCGGCAAGGTCCCGCTCACAGCAGCAGAAGATCGTGCACGGCTGCCGCGAGCAGCAGACAGCCGATCACCCCGAGGAAGATCATCAGGGGTGGTTGGGAGAGCGCGAAGAGGCAGCCGCGCGGTTCGGGCGTCGTGGGCGTGGTGGGCGCGGCCGTGGGTGCGGGGGCCTGCCCCGGTGAAGTGTCCTGCATCTCGGGGCGATGATGACGCAGCCGGGCCATCGCCAGCGACCAACACGCCCACTATCGGCGGGAGTTCGCTGAATCCCGTGCATTGCGTGCCCAACCCGTGCCCTGCTCTCGGGACGGGGCAGGATCAGCGTGTGGCTTCCTTGCGGCGGGCCCGGTAGGCCGCCACGTGCAGCCGGTTTCCGCAGGTCCGGCTGTCGCAGTAGCGCCGGGAGCGATTGCGCGAGAGATCGACGAAGGCCCGCCGGCAGTCCGGCGCCTCACACCGCCGCAGCCGCTCCTGCTCACCGGCGACCACGAAGAAGGCCAGCGCCATTCCGCAGTCGGCCGCCAGGTGGTCCGCGACGGAGGCGCCCGGTGCGAAGTAGTGCACATGCCAGTCGTAGCCGTCGTGATCGGTGAGCCGCGGTGTCGTGCCGGCCGCCGCCACCAGCTCATTGATCAACTGTGCGGCCGCCCGCGGCTCCGCGGCCGCGAAGACTTCGGCGAACAGCCCGCGCACCCGGCGCACCGCCGGCAGGTCGTGCTCCGACAGCACGCCCACGTCGCTGATGTCGTTCCGCAGCACGAACTCCCGCAGACCCGCGACGTCGGCAAGGCCGTCCGCCTTGTCGGCGTCCGCCGCGGAGTTCACCAGATCGACCACGGCGTCCAGCGCGCACCGGGTGTCATGGGTGATCAGCACGATTTGCTCCCTGGCCGGACGACGGTCGGTCGGGCGTTCGCCCGGCGGGCCTGCGCCCGCCTCTGGGGCCCGATGCTAGCCGCTCGCCCCGCGCACGCACCGGCGCCGTCCCCGCAGAATGGACCCTGCGGCGACGGCGCCGGTGACTGTATGCGATTGGTCCAGCAGTTGTTGTGCCGTTCTCCAGCGCTCATTGAGCCGCTGTCATGGCCCGCGCCGTCGCCCCGAGTCGGACGGCGTCGGGCTGTTCTCGGGTCGGCCGACCTCGCTCAGCTTTCGGCCAGGATGTGCGACAGCTCCGTATCGAGGTCGAAGTGACGGTGCTCGGTGCCGGGTGGCACGGCGGCGTCCGTCCGCTTCAGGAAGGACTCCAGGGCCCGCGCCGGGGCTTCGAGCAGGGCTTCGCCCTCCGGGGAGCTCAGGGCGATGCATACGACGCCCTGACCGTGACTGCGGGACGGCCAGACACGGACGTCACCGGTGCCGGTAGGCCGGTGCAGGCCTTCGGCGAGGAGATCGCGGGCGAAAACCCACTCGACGGTCTCCTCCGCTCCGGTGTGGAAGGTTGCGTGCACGGCATAGGGATCGGCCGTGTCATACCGCAGTCCTGCGGGTACAGGCAGTGAGGACTCGCTCGACACAACGAGGCGCAGGTGCAGCTCGCAGCTGACCGTGGTGTTCATAAGCGCCAGGGCCTTTCGCTCAGTGTGCGCTCGGGGATTCGCACGTCGGCGAAATCGACATGCCACCTACGGTGCCGTTGTAAACCCCTCTGAGGGATTTGGGGGAGTTTATGTCGCTCATACGGCCGACTGTGCGCTTTGGGCGTGCGTCCATTCCGGTGAACCGTTTCTCTCCGGTAATGTCAGGCCGTATGAATACGGGGAGTGACGAGCGGAATGAGGCCGTCGCAGCGGCTGAGCCGTCGGAATCGGAAACGAAGATCGAGAAGGTCGATGCGGAGCTCGGTTCGCGGGCGCCGGAGTTCATCCAGGCGCGCAGGGCCCTCCACCTGAGCTGGCAGGTCGGCGTCTTCATAGTCGGCTTCGCGGTGGTGGGCGCGGGCATCGTCATGCTGCCGTTGCCGGGGCCGGGCTGGCTCGTGATCTTCGGTGGCATGGCGATCTGGGCGACCGAGTTCGTCTGGGCGCAGCTGGTGCTGCGCTGGACCAAGCGCAAGGTGACCGAGGCGACGCAGCGGGCCCTGGATCCGCGGGTGCGCCGCCGGAACATCATCCTGACCACCATCGGTCTGGTGATCGTCGCCGCTCTGGTCGGTGTCTACGTGTGGAAGTTCGGCATCGTGATGCCGTGGAAGATCGACGAGTGACGACTCGTCGAGACACGTCGGCCGATGGGCGGCTGACCTGGGGGAGGCTGGTCGGGGGCACCCACTGACATGCGGTAATGTTCTCCGTGCCGCAGGGGCGATTAGCTCAGTGGGAGAGCACTTCGTTCACACCGAAGGGGTCACTGGTTCGAACCCAGTATCGCCCACCCTGAAGCGAAGGTCCGTGAGACTCCGAGTCTCACGGACCTTCGTCGTTTCCGGGTCCGGCGTTGAGGGCGATACGACGGCTCAGTGCATGCGCCCCAGCACGTCCCGCATCCTGCGGGCATCGCGCAGACGCTGCTCGTACGTCGCCCCCACGGCGAGCAGCAACAGGCCGGCCAGCGCCATCGGCAGCCACCGCGGCAGCGCCCCGACCACCTGCACCACGTACGGCGCCAGCTCGTGCAGCGCGTCCAGGGCGAGCACCGCGGAGCCGAGCGCCAGCGGGGCCTGCAGCCGGTGGTGGGACCCGGCCAGCGTGAGCAGCAGGGCGGCCGCGCCCAGCAGGAGCGGACGGAGCCAGTGCGTGTCGCCCCAGGCGGCGAGCAAGCTCGGCAGGAGCGTTGCCGCGAGCCCTGGGGCGTAGGCCGTCCAGGAGGAGGTCTCCGGGGCCCGGCGCCTGCGCAGTGCGCCGATGAACAGGGCGGGGACGGTCACGGGGAGGGTGTACGCCTCCGGGCTGCCGATGTCCCAGGCCGCGAGCCGGACCCAGGAGGCGGCCACGAACAGGGCGCCGGAGACGTACATGACCTGGCGCCGCTCGGGGCGCAGGGCCGTTCCCGCCGCGATGACCCCGACCAGGGCCAGGACCAGGGCGAGCATCGGGGCGTCGAGGCCCGCGAGACCGATGGCGAGCGCCGCGGCCGCGGCGCCGGACAGCTCGACCGGCAGGCCCGCGGCGCGGCCCGTCAGGCGCGCGCCGAGCAGGGCCGTCGCGGCGGGGACCGCCAGGACGGTCAACGCGATCCCGTGGGCCGGGAGTTCGAGGGCCGCGGGCACCGCCACGGCGAGCGCGGTGGCGTAGCCCACGGCGACGCAGGCCGGTACGGCGCGGCGTGCGCCCTCGGCGTACAGCCATGCGGCTCCCGCGTACGCGGCCAGCAGGACGCCGAACACCGCGAAGGTCGCCGGGCGGGTGGCGAGGGCGAGGCAGGACGCGGTCAGCGTGGATGCCAGGCCGCAGGCCAGCGCGGTGCCGGACTGGGCAGTGCCGGACAGCCGGACGGCTGCCGCGAGGGCGAGCGCGGCGAGCGTCAGGTGGAGGGACAGCCCGGCCGCGTACGGGAGTTGGAGGGACGCGGGCAGCGTGGTCGCGGACGACCAGAGCAGGGCCAGCGCCCCGCAGGCGGCCGGTGTGCGCCAGGCCGGGCCCGGTGGGATCAGGCGGTGTGCGGCGAGCAGGGTGCCCGCGACGGTGAGCAGGGTGACCGGGACCGCGAGGCCGGGGACGCCCGCCACCTCGGCGTGCGTGAGTTCCGGGGAGCCGGACCAGACCTGGCCGAGCCAAGTGGTCGGTTCCAGCAGGGACATGGCGGCCGTGGGCAGCGCCCACAGCAGTGCCGCGCCCGTCACCGCACCCGCGGCGCAGACCAGGCCGGGGCGAAGCGGACGCGGCAGTGCGGTGAGGGCCAGGGCCAACACCGCGATGCCGCACAGGAGATAGCCGGGGACGAGCCATGACGGGTCGAGGACCGTCCGCAGTACGCCGCCGACCGCCGCCACACCGGAGAGGCCGGCCAGCGCGCCGCACCAGGTCGACAAGTCGGCACGACCGGCCCGCCAGGCCGCGTGCAGCGCGATCGCGGTGGCAAGCAACAGCAGCACCCCGGCCCGCGCCGCGGCGTCCGGCCCCTGCGCCGTGACGGAGAGACCCGCCGCGCTCGCCGTGCCCCAGCCGCCCAGGGCCACGGCACCGGCGAACGCCACGACGCGCACCGGCAGCGGCCGCGCCCACAGCGCGACGAAGGTGTCCCCGGCGGCCGTGACCAGCAGCACGGCGATCAGCGTGCGCGGACCCGCGCCGTCCGCCAGGCCCCACAGGAGGAGCGGAAGTTGAGCCGCTGCGACGGCCACCGGTAGCGGCAGCCGCAGATCGCTCATGACCAGGCCGTACGCAACCCACAGGCCGGCCAGGACGGCGGATGCCGCCGCCGCGTAGCCCACGGCGTCGGCCTCAGGAAGTGCCACGCGGTGGAGCGCGTACGCGTCGAGGACCATCAGCGCGAGGCCGAGCGCGGCAACCGTCTCCGCCGTCGACCGCAGGCCGCGGCGCAGCAGCAGCGCCGGGACACCGAGCGCGGCAACCGTCACCGCGCCGAGCACCGCCGAACGGCCGCCGATCCCCAAGTGGCCCCAGCTGACCACCGTGAACGCGATCGCGGCGATCGTCAGCAGGATTCCGCCGAGCGTGAGCAGCACGTTCTGCACGTTGGGCGGCGTGCCCGGCGTGGGCTGTGCGTGCGGGGGAGCGGCGAACGGCGGACGCGGCGGGGTGGGACCGGCGGCCTGTGCCCGCAGCGCGCCGAGCAGCCAGGCCCGGCGGTGGAGCAACTGGGCGCGGCGGGCGTCGAGTCGGGCCAGCTCGTGGTCGAGGATCCGGAGTTCCTCGGCCGGTGGCGGGAAGGTCGTCATGCTGCCGAGTGTGGTCCCGGTCATGCCGCCGGACATGAGCCGGCCTACTCAGATCGGCCTGAGTACCGGTGCGACCCGGCACACTGACGACCATGGACTGGTGCCACTACCGCTTCCGCAGTGTCTGGGACCTGCCCGCGAACCCGGACGCCGTCTTCGCCGCCCTCGAACGCGTCGAGGACTATCCGTCGTGGTGGCCGCAGGTCCGCGAGACCGCGCGCCACGACGAGCGCAGCGGCTTCGTCCGCATCCGCTCCTTCCTGCCCTACGACTTGGTCGTGACCGTCCGGGAGCAGGTGCACGATCCGGCGGCGGGGGTGCTGGAAGTGGCGGCCACCGGCGATCTCGACGGCTGGGCGCGCTGGACGATCGGCGCCTTCAACGGCGGTGCGCGTGCCGTGTACGAGCAGGAGGTGGACGTGCGGCGCCCGCTGATGCGACGCCTCGCCGTGCCCGGGCGGCCGGTGTTCCTGCTCAACCACGCGCTGATGATGCGCAGCGGGAGGCGTGGCCTGCTCCGGTACCTGCACCGGGCCTGAACGGCGTTTGAATCGGGTTTGAAGGAAAGCCGCCGGGACCTGTATTGTTCGGTGCGTTCCCGGGCGATTAGCTCAGTGGGAGAGCACTTCGTTCACACCGAAGGGGTCACTGGTTCGAACCCAGTATCGCCCACCTGGGAAAGGCCGGTCCGTCACTGACGGACCGGCTTTTTTTGTGCGCGCGTACGTCCACGTCGGTCGCTGCGCGTACGTGGACGGGTCAGGCCGCCGCCGGCAGGTCGGGCCGCAGCGGCCACGCCGGGTCGACCGCCTCGGGGGTGCCGCTGCGGGCGAACCACGCCTGCAGGCCCCGCGCCTGGGCCGCGTGCCACACCGCCTGCAGCGTGTGCAGCTCGGCCGGGGTCAGCCGGTCCAGGCGGGACGCGAAACGACGCCCGATGGCCCGTACGAGATCGAGCGACGCCTGGGCGTCGGCGGCCGCGTCATGTGCGCCGGTCAGCTCCACGCCGTAGTGCTCGCACAGATCCGTCAGGGTGCGACGGCCCTTGCGGTAGCGGTCCAGGTGCTTGTCGAGGACGCGCGGATCCACCACGCACAGCGGATGGTTCTCCAGGTAGTTCGCGAGCGACGAGGCACGGTGGCGGCGCAACTCGCGGTCCAGGAGCGTCAGATCGAACGGCGCGTTCATGATGACGAGCGGCCGGCCGGTGGCGCTGAGATCGGCCAGTTCCCTGCCTATCTCCTCCACCACGGGAGCCGGCCAGCGGCCGTTGCGCTGCAGGTGGTCGTCCGTCAGGCCATGGATCTCGGTGGCCCCGGCCGGCACCGGAATGCCCGGATTCACCAGCCAGCGGCTGACGCGCGGCCGGCCGCCCGTGCAGTCCTGGACGATGATCGCGGCGGACACGATGCGGTCGTGCTCGACGTCCACGCCGGTGGTCTCGGTATCGAATGCGGCCAGGGGTCCCTCGTACCAGCTGGTCATGGTGATGCAACTCCTCGTTCACTACCGGCAGATGAACTTCGATCCCCTGCCCCAGCTGGTGATACCCGGGCCGTTTGCGCACTACGCCGACCGGTGACAACACAGGTGACGGGACG
Proteins encoded in this window:
- a CDS encoding SRPBCC family protein — translated: MDWCHYRFRSVWDLPANPDAVFAALERVEDYPSWWPQVRETARHDERSGFVRIRSFLPYDLVVTVREQVHDPAAGVLEVAATGDLDGWARWTIGAFNGGARAVYEQEVDVRRPLMRRLAVPGRPVFLLNHALMMRSGRRGLLRYLHRA
- a CDS encoding 3'-5' exonuclease encodes the protein MTSWYEGPLAAFDTETTGVDVEHDRIVSAAIIVQDCTGGRPRVSRWLVNPGIPVPAGATEIHGLTDDHLQRNGRWPAPVVEEIGRELADLSATGRPLVIMNAPFDLTLLDRELRRHRASSLANYLENHPLCVVDPRVLDKHLDRYRKGRRTLTDLCEHYGVELTGAHDAAADAQASLDLVRAIGRRFASRLDRLTPAELHTLQAVWHAAQARGLQAWFARSGTPEAVDPAWPLRPDLPAAA